Proteins encoded in a region of the Prunus persica cultivar Lovell chromosome G4, Prunus_persica_NCBIv2, whole genome shotgun sequence genome:
- the LOC18780234 gene encoding protein SMG7, which produces MITRMDKMSAPSSRERAQRLYDKVIELENRRRRSAQARIPSDPNAWQQIRENYEAIILEDHAFSEQHNIEYALWQLHYKRIEELRAHFSAATASAGSNSSQAVKGPARPDRITKIRLQFKTFLSEATGFYHDLIVKIRAKYGLPLGYFSEDSENKIVMDKDGKKSTEMKKGLISCHRCLIYLGDLARYKGLYGEGDSKTREYAAASSYYLQAASLWPSSGNPHHQLAILASYSGDELVAVYRYFRSLAVDSPFSTARDNLIVAFEKNRQSYSQLPGNTNASAVKELPARLTSKGRGKAEAIPASKDNNTEVSLVKEKASSTQETYKAFCIRFVRLNGILFTRTSLETFVEVLSVVSSGLCELLSSGAEELQNFGADSVENGLFIVRLVSILIFTVHNVKKESEGQTYAEIVQRAVVLQNAFTAVFELMGHILERCVQLCDPSSSFLLPGILVFVEWLACCPDVAAGSDADEKQTKVRSKFWMVCISFLNSISSTGPVSIDDDEDETCFNNMSRYEEGETENRLALWEDFELRGFIPLLPAQTILDFSRKHSFGSDGHKEKGARVKRIVAAGKALANVIKVDQKAVYFDSKAKKFVIGFEPPVQNDFVPTSYMGMATENDNLQENQAENTMKLGVAYPKPELTMEGDEEDEVIVFKPIVAEKRPDVVNTTWAAYEGLVPGKNASPGDLKVNGTYVTAPFDNLRHQTAFSAGSQIPVSLGNGIPQHLQSIQSHASKLSMEAGFGASSQLPVSVANSIPQNLQPTQSHALKLSTEEEMSLAHGLKSMGFMGNGYVLASEPVAVSVPFQQPVNGSTSGMVYSHTKAPEAMLPFKVDAMSSSGAIADGLTVKTSSNLPTGIRKNPVSRPVRHLGPPPGFSPVPPKNVNESIYGSDSMSENLLMDDYSWLDGYQMPSSTKGNGLNSSINISSHSNPNRFINSNGLNGPVNFPFPGKLGPPMQLQGEKQKSWQDFQMLDELKLHHEMQLQQQQLVNGNQHLTPQPEQYQGQSVWTGRYFV; this is translated from the exons ATGATTACACGTATGGATAAAATGTCAGCTCCTTCATCAAGGGAGCGTGCCCAACGCCTCTATGACAAG GTTATTGAATTGGAGAATAGGCGTAGGAGGTCTGCTCAAGCTCGAATTCCCTCAGATCCCAATGCCTGGCAACAGATACGGGAGAATTATGAAGCAATAATTCTCGAGGATCATGCTTTTTCTGAGCAGCACAATATTGAGTATGCTTTGTGGCAGCTGCATTACAAGCGTATTGAGGAATTGAGAGCACACTTTAGTGCTGCTACGGCTTCTGCAGGTTCAAACTCATCTCAGGCTGTGAAGGGCCCTGCTCGGCCTGATCGGATTACAAAAATAAGATTGCAGTTTAAAACATTCCTTTCAGAGGCAACTGGATTTTATCATGATTTGATAGTGAAGATCAGAGCAAAGTATGGGCTCCCTCTCGGGTATTTCTCTGAGGattctgaaaataaaattgttatggACAAGGATGGAAAGAAATCTACTGAAATGAAGAAAGGCCTGATATCGTGCCACCGATGTTTGATCTACTTGGGTGATCTTGCACGCTACAAAGGATTGTATGGGGAGGGGGACTCCAAAACTCGTGAGTATGCTGCAGCCTCAAGTTACTACTTGCAAGCTGCATCTCTCTGGCCATCAAGTGGGAATCCCCATCATCAG CTTGCTATTTTGGCATCCTATTCGGGGGATGAGTTGGTGGCTGTTTATCGATATTTTCGTAGCCTGGCGGTGGATAGTCCCTTTTCAACTGCAAGGGATAACTTGATTGTTGCATTTGAGAAG AATCGTCAGAGTTATTCTCAACTGCCTGGGAATACTAATGCTTCTGCAGTCAAAGAGTTGCCTGCACGATTGACAAGCAAAGGTAGAGGGAAAGCGGAAGCAATACCTGCATCTAAAGATAACAATACAGAAGTGAGCCTTGTTAAGGAAAAAGCATCCAGTACTCAGGAAACTTATAAGGCTTTTTGCATACGGTTTGTCCGTCTAAATGGGATTCTTTTCACACGTACTAG CCTGGAGACATTTGTAGAAGTTCTCTCTGTGGTAAGCAGTGGTTTATGTGAGCTCCTGTCTTCTGGAGCAGAGGAGTTGCAGAATTTCGGTGCAGATTCTGTTGAGAATGGACTTTTCATTGTTAGACTTGTCTCCATATTGATATTCACAGTTCACAATGTGAAGAAGGAAAGTGAAGGTCAGACATATGCTGAAATTGTACAACGTGCTGTCGTACTGCAGAATGCATTTACTGCTGTCTTTGAGTTGATGGGGCACATCTTAGAGAGATGCGTCCAGTTGTGTGATCCTTCTTCAAGTTTCCTGTTACCGGGCATTCTGGTGTTTGTAGAATGGTTAGCATGTTGCCCGGATGTTGCAGCTGGAAGCGATGCAGATGAAAAACAGACTAAAGTTAGATCAAAGTTCTGGATGGTTTGCATCTCCTTCCTGAATAGTATCTCGTCAACAGGGCCGGTGTCCatagatgatgatgaagatgagacTTGCTTTAATAATATGAGCAGATATGAAGAAGGGGAAACTGAGAACCGTCTTGCTTTGTGGGAGGATTTTGAGTTGAGAGGATTCATTCCACTTCTTCCAGCGCAAACTATATTGGACTTCTCAAGGAAGCATTCTTTTGGAAGTGACGGCCACAAGGAAAAAGGGGCCCGTGTTAAACGGATTGTGGCGGCAGGCAAGGCTCTTGCAAATGTGATTAAGGTTGACCAGAAAGCAGTATATTTTGATTCGAAGGCAAAGAAATTTGTCATTGGTTTTGAGCCTCCAGTGCAAAATGATTTTGTTCCTACCTCCTATATGGGCATGGCTACTGAAAATGATAATctgcaagaaaatcaagcagagaaTACAATGAAGTTGGGAGTTGCATATCCAAAGCCTGAGTTAACCATGGAAGGGGATGAGGAAGATGAAGTAATAGTTTTTAAGCCAATAGTGGCTGAGAAGCGGCCTGATGTGGTAAACACTACTTGGGCAGCCTATGAGGGCCTGGTGCCTGGTAAAAATGCTTCTCCAGGTGATCTTAAAGTTAATGGCACTTATGTCACTGCCCCTTTTGATAATCTTCGCCATCAAACCGCTTTTAGTGCTGGTTCACAAATACCTGTATCTCTTGGTAATGGTATACCCCAACATTTGCAATCAATTCAGTCACATGCTTCCAAGCTGTCAATGGAAGCTGGTTTTGGTGCTAGTTCACAACTTCCTGTATCAGTTGCTAATAGCATCCCCCAGAATTTGCAACCAACTCAATCACATGCTTTGAAGTTGTCAACAGAGGAAGAAATGTCTCTTGCTCACGGCTTAAAGAGTATGGGATTTATGGGGAATGGGTATGTACTTGCATCTGAGCCTGTGGCAGTTTCAGTTCCATTCCAGCAGCCAGTGAATGGTAGTACTAGTGGTATGGTCTACAGCCACACAAAAGCTCCAGAAGCTATGTTGCCGTTTAAGGTTGATGCTATGTCATCTTCTGGAGCAATTGCTGACGGTTTGACTGTAAAGACATCATCTAACCTGCCCACAGGTATCCGAAAGAATCCAGTAAGTCGACCTGTTAGGCATCTTGGTCCACCACCTGGTTTTAGCCCTGTTCCTCCTAAAAATGTGAATGAATCGATTTATGGCTCCGACTCAATGAGTGAGAATCTACTGATGGACGATTACAGCTGGTTGGATGGATATCAGATGCCATCTTCAACAAAAGGAAATGGGCTCAATAGCTCCATTAATATCTCATCTCATTCAAATCCCAATCGCTTCATTAACAGCAATGGCTTGAATGGGCCAGTGAACTTTCCCTTTCCTGGTAAACTGGGTCCACCTATGCAACTCCAAGGcgaaaaacagaaaagctGGCAAGATTTTCAGATGCTCGATGAGCTCAAACTACACCATGAAATGCAGCTGCAGCAACAACAACTTGTAAATGGAAATCAGCACTTGACTCCTCAGCCTGAGCAATATCAAGGACAGTCTGTCTGGACAGGCCGTTATTTTGTGTGA